A genomic stretch from Lathyrus oleraceus cultivar Zhongwan6 chromosome 2, CAAS_Psat_ZW6_1.0, whole genome shotgun sequence includes:
- the LOC127123648 gene encoding uncharacterized protein LOC127123648 → MEAFNIKEEKQSTISTYSIFTGIARTLRLLELCLVLFFLFWILNRLPFALRISADFLRSPLFIFALSNAIIVALLAQSDLRFSSSSAADSEFPVEERLECQDKQSCETCVEDVDSCAVTVTDSGNKVYCRSESLPEIMNGEEKNEKLQRSETEIKVREILYPQDMLSNEEFQRAIEAFIAKQMRFLREESC, encoded by the coding sequence ATGGAAGCATTCAACATCAAAGAAGAGAAACAAAGCACAATATCAACATACAGTATTTTCACCGGCATTGCCAGAACGCTTCGTCTTCTCGAGTTATGCTTAGTTCTCTTCTTTCTCTTTTGGATCCTCAACCGTCTCCCTTTCGCTCTCCGTATCTCCGCCGACTTCCTCCGGAGTCCTCTCTTCATCTTCGCTTTATCAAACGCCATCATCGTTGCACTCCTCGCTCAGTCTGACCTCCGCTTCTCGTCTTCCTCCGCCGCTGATTCTGAATTTCCAGTAGAGGAGCGGTTAGAGTGCCAGGACAAGCAGAGTTGTGAGACCTGTGTGGAAGATGTAGATTCATGCGCAGTAACCGTAACAGATTCTGGTAATAAAGTTTACTGCCGGAGTGAGTCTTTGCCGGAGATTATGAACGGAGAGGAAAAGAATGAGAAATTACAGCGATCGGAAACGGAGATTAAGGTGCGGGAAATTTTGTATCCGCAGGATATGCTGAGCAATGAGGAGTTTCAGCGTGCGATAGAAGCTTTCATTGCAAAGCAAATGAGGTTTCTAAGAGAGGAATCATGTTAA